In Chelmon rostratus isolate fCheRos1 chromosome 4, fCheRos1.pri, whole genome shotgun sequence, a genomic segment contains:
- the lnp1 gene encoding leukemia NUP98 fusion partner 1, with product MSLRLLPAFIVDNDDDDDGNFTKWMSSYWGHGAEAGQSRERKRSFRRPTKMQVDRRASLPTVSQLDAMKLNRLHAATMAPTPSHIKPREEKGEVRPHQRARRTSSDDISRPKSAALENRITTIPELTESVERRLCLRDKKNMSPNDEDKLCLICHEDMRRSGGGVQELHCSHRFHKEAARRSEESRPRSGSEAATCQVRRPSDERRKSADGPIYMQKEQQTPRRQLSLRRHR from the exons ATGTCTCTCAGGCTCCTGCCTGCTTTCATTGTGGacaacgatgatgatgatgatggtaacttcacaaaatggatgagcAGTTACTGGGGTCACGGAGCAGAAGCCGGACAGTCCAGGGAGAGAAAACGTAGTTTCAGAAGACCTACGAAAATGCAAGTGGATCGAAGAGCATCGCTGCCGACTGTG TCTCAATTAGATGCCATGAAGCTGAATAGGCTCCATGCGGCGACAATGGCGCCCACCCCGAGCCACATCAAAcccagagaggagaagggggaggtCAGGCCCCACCAGAGAGCTCGCCGGACCTCCTCGGACGACATCAGCCGTCCCAAGTCAGCCGCCCTGGAGAACCGCATCACCACCATCCCAGAGCTCACAGAGTCCGTCGAGAGGAGGCTTTGTCTCCGTGATAAGAAGAACATGTCTCCG aatGATGAAGATAAGCTGTGCCTGATCTGCCATGAGGACATGAGGAGGAGCGGAGGTGGAGTTCAGGAGCTGCACTGTTCGCACCGCTTCCACAAAGAG GCGGCTCGGAGGTCAGAGGAGAGCCGGCCCCGCAGCGGCAGCGAGGCGGCGACTTGTCAGGTGAGGAGGCCCTCGGACGAGAGGAGGAAGTCGGCGGACGGACCGATCTACATGCAGAAGGAGCAGCAAACACCCCGACGTCAACTGTCCCTGCGGAGGCATCGCTGA
- the tmem45a gene encoding transmembrane protein 45A has product MGSFKGHALPGSFFLVAGIWWIGKHSLSYATRRNKSIGSTRLASRASQRRLEIIESSVVLFFSFFGMVAEQFLADGPKLQLYDFAEKHWEDLMNWQHATMYLFFGLSAAVSLIIHTTEAAPLALDRLMLAIAFFNEGFLFLYHLHGRSMLDVHVHQLLLYAIFGDAFVAFLEVFHRGNILLELLRCTLTLLQGSWFWQIGFVLYPPHGPEWDLNDHNNMMFITMCYSWHLAFAMLVVSVLYCTVSCVVRSRLKRTPPMEMGLLKPRERDPESEDEIL; this is encoded by the exons ATGGGAAGCTTCAAAGGCCACGCGCTCCCTGGAAGCTTCTTTCTGGTCGCTGGGATCTGGTGGATAGGAAAGCACTCGCTCTCGTACGCCACCCGGAGGAACAAGAGCATCGGTTCCACCCGGCTGGCCAGCAGAGCCTCGCAGCGCCGCCTGGAGATCATAGAAAGCTCTGTCGTACTCTTCTTCTCGTTTTTTG GGATGGTGGCAGAGCAGTTTTTGGCAGATGGACCCAAACTCCAGCTGTACGACTTTGCAGAGAAACACTGGGAAGATCTGATGAACTGGCAGCACGCCACCATGTATCTGTTCTTTGGCCTGTCTGCGGCCGTGTCTCTGATCATCCACACCACAGAGGCTGCTCCGCTGGCGCTGGACAGGTTGATGCTGGCTATTGCTTTCTTTAATGAAG GATTTCTTTTCCTCTACCACCTCCATGGCAGGAGTATGCTGGACGTCCATGTACATCAGCTCCTTCTCTATGCCATCTTCGGTGATGCTTTTGTTGCCTTCCTGGAGGTCTTCCACCGAGGTAACATCCTCCTGGAGCTGCTGCGCTGCACCCTCACTCTCCTGCAGGGAAGCTGGTTCTGGCAG ATCGGTTTTGTGCTGTACCCTCCTCATGGCCCTGAGTGGGACCTGAACGATCATAACAATATGATGTTCATCACCATGTGTTACTCCTGGCACCTCGCCTTCGCCATGCTCGTCGTGAGCGTGCTCTACTGCACCGTCAGCTG CGTGGTTCGCTCCAGATTGAAGCGGACTCCTCCAATGGAAATGGGACTTCTCAAGCCCAGGGAGAGGGATCCAGAGTCAGAGGATGAGATTTTATGA
- the sft2d2a gene encoding SFT2 domain containing 2a, whose product MDKLKSVLSGEEARRDDRTVLETVNEASTLGWGTRVKGFIGCFVVGGACTVLGVCMLFIPRIGLTLFIVFYTFGNICALCSTMFLMGPVKQLKRMCDKTRALATTIMITCLVLTLCAAFWWKNFGLALLFCILQVLSFSWYSLSYIPFVREAILRMVAICLK is encoded by the exons ATGGATAAATTAAAGTCGGTGTTAAGCGGCGAGGAGGCGCGCAGGGATGACCGAACCGTTTTAGAG ACTGTCAACGAGGCGTCCACTTTGGGCTGGGGCACGCGTGTGAAGGGATTCATCGGCTGCTTCGTGGTGGGGGGCGCGTGCACAGTTTTG GGGGTGTGCATGCTCTTCATCCCCAGGATTGGGCTCACTCTCTTCATCGTGTTTTACACTTTTGGAAACATATGTGCTCTGTGCAG CACCATGTTTCTGATGGGGCCGGTGAAGCAGCTGAAAAGGATGTGTGACAAAACGAGAGCGCTGGCCACCACAATTATGATT ACGTGCCTCGTGTTGACTCTCTGCGCAGCCTTCTGG TGGAAGAACTTTGGACTCGCTTTGTTATTCTGCATCTTGCAAGTCTTGTCGTTTTCCTG GTACAGTCTGTCGTACATCCCGTTCGTGAG GGAGGCAATATTGAGGATGGTGGCAATCTGCTTGAAGTAA